A DNA window from Arachis duranensis cultivar V14167 chromosome 3, aradu.V14167.gnm2.J7QH, whole genome shotgun sequence contains the following coding sequences:
- the LOC107476954 gene encoding uncharacterized protein LOC107476954 — MSRIGLFFLFLLSTILVSIASGQERAPHGLEYESPIAFSPSAYDFFHPNAQKKNETKDPCSASKCSPLPMAAQVEATQVYENKALATQKGRKQIGVGAVAGIVFAVACAVLLAMGIYYVKVTRQANMSRTTNNSVQCHA, encoded by the coding sequence atgagtcGCATTGGTTTatttttcctcttcctcctttctACAATACTTGTGTCTATTGCTAGTGGCCAAGAAAGAGCTCCTCATGGCCTTGAATATGAGAGTCCTATAGCTTTCTCACCATCAGCATATGATTTCTTTCATCCTAAtgcacaaaagaaaaatgagaccAAGGACCCTTGTTCTGCATCAAAATGTTCACCTTTGCCTATGGCAGCACAAGTGGAAGCAACTCAAGTATATGAAAACAAAGCATTGGCAACACAGAAAGGTAGGAAACAAATTGGAGTTGGTGCTGTGGCCGGCATTGTCTTCGCTGTTGCTTGTGCTGTGCTTCTGGCCATGGGAATATACTATGTAAAGGTCACTCGCCAAGCAAACATGAGTAGAACAACCAACAACAGTGTTCAGTGTCATGCATAA
- the LOC107477100 gene encoding classical arabinogalactan protein 9, whose amino-acid sequence MAKNPALARFSVLVILLIASFSLNLALAADSPPEPLSDSPTPSPSPAHSPPEDAPTPAPAPLSSPPAPTPTDPDSPPTPSPASTPSPSTSPSPSPSPAEAADADGVNRTGVKDEESKSSGGMSSGKKAGIAFGVIAAAGVGVVGCMVYRKRRQNIERSQYGYAARREFL is encoded by the coding sequence ATGGCGAAGAATCCTGCACTCGCAAGATTCTCCGTTCTGGTTATCCTCCTCATTGCTTCATTCTCACTTAACCTCGCTCTCGCCGCCGATTCGCCGCCGGAACCTCTTTCCGACTCGCCTACACCGTCTCCTTCACCGGCACACTCTCCTCCCGAGGACGCTCCTACTCCTGCTCCTGCTCCGCTTAGTTCCCCGCCGGCTCCGACTCCGACTGATCCAGATTCGCCTCCGACACCGTCTCCAGCGAGCACTCCCTCTCCATCTACATCTCCATCTCCATCTCCGTCACCTGCGGAGGCTGCCGACGCCGACGGTGTTAACCGCACTGGCGTGAAAGACGAAGAAAGTAAATCGTCCGGAGGAATGAGTTCCGGAAAGAAGGCAGGGATCGCGTTTGGAGTTATTGCGGCTGCCGGCGTCGGCGTGGTTGGATGCATGGTGTATCGGAAGCGCCGGCAGAACATTGAGCGCTCTCAGTACGGTTATGCAGCAAGGAGAGAGTTTCTGTAG
- the LOC127739600 gene encoding uncharacterized protein LOC127739600, translating to MAASYLPLPASCDMYCFSQDQASNDQFGFNMCWARLHSLGYGISISEDSACDSDVSELLVKPVQLVRGDELLDHEFVNILHALQVIHFYCWQGSALKTKALNVHRNVLKLSDKDKEKINCLKSVLLNDEHLVLKVFGSMPLEENGGICFDWTGIVAAIAAWEDYVTKLSKQIHLELPYWRMHESIYTVQLDE from the exons ATGGCTGCATCGTATCTTCCTCTGCCTGCATCCTGTGATATGTATTGTTTTTCACAGGATCAAGCTTCCAATGACCAGTTTGGTTTTAATATGTGTTGGGCCAGACTTCATAGTCTTGGATATGGCATTTCTATATCCGAAGACAGTGCCTGTGACTCGGATGTATCTGAATTACTGGTGAAGCCAGTGCAGTTAGTAAGAGGAGATGAGTTGTTAGACCATGAATTTGTCAATATTTTGCATGCACTGCAG GTCATCCATTTCTATTGTTGGCAAGGATCTGCCTTAAAGACCAAGGCATTGAATGTGCACAGGAACGTGCTAAAACTTTCAGATAAGGACAAGGAGAAGATCAACTGTCTGAAGTCTGTACTTTTGAATGATGAACATTTGGTATTGAAGGTTTTTGGGAGTATGCCTTTGGAAGAAAATGGAGGCATTTGCTTTGACTGGACAGGAATTGTGGCTGCAATTGCTGCTTGGGAAGATTATGTGACGAAGTTAAGTAAACAAATTCATTTAGAGTTGCCTTATTGGAGAATGCATGAATCTATATATACGGTGCAACTTGATGAGTAG
- the LOC107476953 gene encoding protein disulfide isomerase-like 1-4, whose protein sequence is MPSHKRLVVLLSLTTLLLFSSFTLTSTKKSAQNDNTANENDDEDLSFLEEPDEAATTAHHHADSNLPDPDGDDEDLELDEDDDNDYGDFSSYSPSHFEAEQPPWDVDDKDVVVLKERNFTTIIENNQYVMVEFYAPWCGHCQALAPEYAAAATELKNYGVVLAKIDATAEQEVAHEYDVQGFPSIFFFVDGEHKPYTGHRTKDGIVTWVKKKIGPGVYNISTADDAERILTSENKVVLAFLTTLVGSESEELAAASKLEDNVNFYQTVVPDVAKLFHIDPEAKRPALVLVKREDEKLSYFDGKFVKAEIADFVAINKLALVTTFSKETAPLIFESKIKKQLLLFVTKKNSDKFFPIFGEAAKLFKGKLVFVHVDMDDVDAGKPVASFFGITGKGPKVLAYIGNNDGRKFLYDGEVTVDNIKAFSEDFLHEKLKPFLKSDPVPETNDGDVKIVVGDNFDDIVLDESKDVLLELYAPWCGHCQALEPTYNKLAKHLRGIDSIVIAKMDGSTNEHPRIKTDGFPTILFFPAGKKSSDPITVDVDRTVAAFYKFLRKHASIPFKLKKPTSTSKAGSGVKDEL, encoded by the exons ATGCCGAGCCATAAACGACTCGTCGTTTTGCTCTCCCTCACTACTCTacttctcttctcctccttcaccCTCACTTCAACGAAGAAATCCGCTCAAAACGACAATACCGCCAACGAAAACGACGACGAGGATCTCAGCTTCCTCGAGGAACCGGACGAAGCTGCCACCACCGCACACCACCACGCCGACTCCAACTTACCAGATCCCGACGGCGACGACGAGGACCTCGAACTCGACGAAGACGACGACAACGATTACGGCGACTTCTCCTCTTACTCCCCCTCGCACTTCGAGGCAGAACAACCGCCGTGGGATGTGGACGACAAAGACGTCGTCGTATTGAAGGAACGGAACTTCACGACCATAATTGAGAACAACCAATACGTGATGGTGGAATTCTACGCGCCATGGTGCGGGCATTGCCAAGCGTTGGCGCCGGAGTACGCCGCTGCCGCCACGGAGCTGAAGAACTACGGCGTCGTCCTGGCAAAGATTGACGCCACGGCGGAGCAAGAAGTGGCGCACGAGTACGACGTTCAGGGCTTtccctccatcttcttcttcgtcgATGGAGAGCACAAGCCTTACACTGGCCACAGGACAAA GGATGGTATTGTGACTTGGGTTAAGAAGAAGATAGGGCCTGGGGTGTACAACATTAGTACGGCGGATGATGCCGAACGCATATTGACGTCTGAGAATAAAGTTGTCTTGGCCTTCCTCACCACTCTAGTT GGTTCTGAGAGTGAGGAGCTAGCTGCTGCATCCAAACTTGAGGATAATGTCAATTTTTATCAAACTGTGGTTCCTGATGTTGCAAAGCTTTTCCATATTGACCCAGAAGCTAAACGCCCTGCTTTGGTGTTGGTTAAGAGGGAGGATGAGAAGCTCAGCTATTTTG ATGGCAAATTCGTAAAAGCAGAAATAGCAGACTTTGTAGCCATCAACAAGCTTGCCTTGGTTACAACTTTCTCAAAAGAAACTGCCCCATTAATCTTTGAAAGTAAAATCAAGAAACAG TTGTTGCTGTTTGTGACTAAGAAAAATTCAGATAAGTTTTTTCCAATTTTCGGAGAAGCAGCAAAACTTTTCAAGGGGAAG CTGGTCTTTGTTCATGTGGACATGGACGATGTAGATGCTGGAAAGCCTGTAGCAAGCTTCTTTGGCATCACAGGAAAAGGTCCCAAA GTACTTGCATATATTGGAAATAATGATGGGagaaaatttttatatgatGGTGAGGTGACTGTTGACAATATTAAG GCATTTAGTGAAGATTTTCTTCATGAAAAGTTAAAGCCTTTCCTCAAGTCAGATCCAGTTCCAGAAACT AATGATGGTGACGTAAAAATTGTTGTCGGGGATAACTTCGATGACATTGTCTTGGATGAGTCAAAGGATGTTCTCCTTGAG CTTTATGCTCCTTGGTGTGGCCACTGCCAAGCACTGGAACCAACATATAATAAACTTGCAAAGCATCTACGTGGTATTGATTCTATTGTGATAGCCAAGATGGATGGTTCAACAAACGAGCATCCCAGGATAAAG ACTGACGGATTCCCCACAATTCTCTTCTTCCCAGCAGGAAAAAAGAGTTCTGACCCT ATTACTGTCGATGTGGACCGTACGGTGGCAGCATTTTATAAGTTCCTGAGGAAACATGCATCAATCCCATTCAAGCTCAAGAAACCAACCTCAACTTCTAAAGCAGGTTCTGGTGTCAAGGATGAACTATGA
- the LOC107476956 gene encoding uncharacterized protein LOC107476956 — MISILTQERLLGATLGVVLTGAVVLEQRRNIYSSISNVQSQSQVRQPSFSKKSHSEFAHIWNKAVDQTFGPLIKSLSSRGW, encoded by the exons ATGATTAGCATACTCACCCAG GAGCGGCTACTTGGAGCTACACTGGGAGTGGTATTGACCGGCGCGGTGGTTCTGGAGCAGCGAAGAAACATCTACTCTTCCATCTCCAACGTCCAATCTCAATCTCAG GTCAGACAACCCTCATTTTCTAAGAAATCCCATTCTGAATTTGCACATATATGGAACAAAGCTGTAGATCAAACATTTGGACCTTTGATAAAGTCTCTCAGCTCACGTGGATGGTAG
- the LOC107476951 gene encoding 4-hydroxy-3-methylbut-2-en-1-yl diphosphate synthase (ferredoxin), chloroplastic, with product MATTTTGVLPPSFPSLKTKDDHSGLGSVKSLDFVRVSDLKRMKSRRTKMISVIRNSSSSGQDIVDLQQSSQGSPLLVPRQRYCESLHNTVRRKTRTVMVGNVALGSEHPIRIQTMTTTDTKDVSGTVQQVMKIADKGADLVRITVQGKKEADACFEIKNSLVQKNYNIPLVADIHFAPSIALRVAECFDKIRVNPGNFADRRAQFEKLIYTEEDYQKELEHIEQVFTPLVEKCKKYGRALRVGTNHGSLSDRIMSYYGDSPRGMVESAFEFARICRKLDFHNFVFSMKASNPVVMVQAYRLLVSEMYAQGWDYPLHLGVTEAGEGEDGRMKSAIGIGTLLQDGLGDTIRVSLTESPEEEIDPCRRLANLGMEASKLQSGVEPFEEKHRHYFDFQRRSGQLPVQKEGEEVDYRGALHRDGSVLMSVSLDQLKVPEKLYKSLAAKLVVGMPFKDLATVDSILLRQLPPIDDHNARLALKRLIDISMGVITPLSEQLVKPLPNAMVLVNLKQLSIGAHKLLPPGTRFVVSVRGDEQFEELEILKGVDPVMLLHDLPHVEDKVSRVHAARRLFEYLADNSLNFPVIHHIQFENGINRDDLVIGAGANAGALLVDGLGDGLLLEAPDKDFDFLRDTSFNLLQGCRMRNTKTEYVSCPSCGRTLFDLQEISAEIREKTSHLPGVSIAIMGCIVNGPGEMADADFGYVGGVPGKIDLYVGKTVVKRGIAMEHATNALIELIKENGRWVDPPTED from the exons ATGGCTACTACTACTACTGGGGTACTGCCACCTTCATTTCCTTCTCTAAAGACTAAGGATGATCATTCAGGTTTGGGGTCTGTGAAAAGTTTGGATTTTGTTAGAGTTTCTGATTTGAAGAGAATGAAATCTAGAAGAACAAAGATGATCTCAGTTATAAGGAACTCATCAAGTAGTGGCCAAGATATTGTTGATCTTCAACAATCATCACAAGGAAGCCCTCTTTTAG TTCCTAGGCAAAGGTATTGTGAGTCATTGCATAATACTGTGAGGAGGAAAACAAGGACAGTGATGGTTGGCAATGTGGCTCTTGGAAGTGAGCACCCCATAAGAATTCAGACCATGACTACAACAGACACTAAGGATGTTTCTGGAACTGTTCAACAG GTGATGAAAATAGCAGATAAAGGAGCTGATCTTGTGAGGATAACGGTTCAGGGGAAGAAAGAAGCTGATGCATGTTTTGAGATTAAGAATTCCCTTGTGCAGAAAAA CTACAACATACCTTTGGTTGCTGATATTCATTTTGCCCCTTCTATTGCTCTTCGTGTTGCCGAATGCTTTGACAAGATTCGCGTCAACCCTGGAAATTTCG CTGATAGAAGGGCCCAATTTGAGAAACTAATATACACTGAAGAAGACTATCAGAAAGAGCTTGAGCATATAGAACAG GTTTTCACACCATTGGTTGAGAAATGTAAGAAATATGGGAGAGCATTGCGGGTTGGGACGAACCATGGTAGTCTCTCGGATCGTATAATGAGCTACTATGGAGATTCTCCAAGGGGAATG GTTGAATCTGCTTTTGAGTTTGCGAGAATATGCCGAAAGTTGGACTTCCACAACTTTGTTTTTTCTATGAAAGCAAGCAATCCGGTTGTCATGGTCCAAGCATACCGTTTACTTGTATCTGAAATGTATGCCCAAGGCTGGGATTATCCGTTACACTTGGGAGTTACCGAAGCTGGTGAAGGCGAGGATGGAAGGATGAAATCTGCAATTGGCATTGGAACTCTCCTTCAG GATGGATTGGGGGATACGATTCGAGTTTCTCTCACAGAATCACCAGAGGAGGAGATAGATCCATGTAGAAGGTTGGCCAACCTTGGTATGGAAGCATCTAAACTCCAGAGTGGAGTG GAACCTTTTGAAGAAAAGCATAGACATTATTTCGACTTTCAGCGGCGATCGGGACAATTGCCAGTTCAAAAAGAG GGAGAAGAGGTAGATTATAGAGGTGCCTTGCACCGGGATGGTTCTGTTCTCATGTCAGTCTCCTTGGATCAATTGAAG GTCCCAGAGAAACTCTACAAGTCACTTGCCGCAAAACTTGTTGTTGGCATGCCGTTTAAG GATCTGGCAACAGTTGATTCAATCCTTTTGCGACAACTTCCTCCTATTGATGACCATAATGCT CGGCTAGCTCTCAAAAGACTGATAGATATAAGTATGGGGGTTATAACTCCTCTGTCAGAGCAGCTGGTAAAGCCATTGCCCAATGCTATGGTTCTTGTAAACCTTAAGCAACTGTCTATTGGTGCTCACAAGCTTTTGCCACCAG GCACACGCTTTGTTGTGTCGGTACGTGGTGATGAGCAGTTTGAAGAACTTGAAATTCTAAAAGGTGTTGATCCTGTGATGCTTCTTCATGATCTACCTCATGTGGAGGACAAAGTTAGCAGAGTGCACGCAGCGCGGAG GTTATTTGAATATTTAGCAGACAATTCTCTGAATTTCCCTGTCATTCACCACATTCAGTTTGAAAATGGGATTAACAG GGATGACTTAGTGATTGGTGCCGGTGCTAATGCCGGAGCACTTCTGGTCGATGGGCTTGGTGATGGACTCCTTTTAGAAGCTCCAGACAAGGATTTCGATTTCCTTAGAGACACATCTTTCAATTTACTACAAGGCTGCAGAATGAGAAACACAAAAACA GAGTATGTATCATGCCCATCATGTGGCAGAACTTTGTTTGATCTTCAAGAAATAAGTGCAGAAATTCGGGAGAAGACATCACACTTGCCGGGTGTTTCG ATTGCAATCATGGGTTGTATTGTAAATGGACCGGGGGAGATGGCTGATGCAGACTTCGGTTACGTCGGAGGTGTTCCCGGAAAGATTGATCTCTATGTTGGGAAG ACTGTGGTTAAGCGTGGAATTGCAATGGAGCATGCAACCAATGCCTTGATTGAGCTCATAAAAGAGAATGGTCGTTGGGTAGACCCTCCAACAGAGGATTGA